A genomic region of Pseudomonas sp. MPC6 contains the following coding sequences:
- a CDS encoding polysaccharide biosynthesis protein: protein MFSDKKLLITGGTGSFGNAVLKRFLDSDIAEIRIFSRDEKKQDDMRKHYASSKLKFYIGDVRDYQSVLNATRGVDYIFHAAALKQVPSCEFHPMEAVKTNVMGTENLLEAAIQNEVKRVVCLSTDKAVYPINAMGISKAMMEKVMVAKSRNVDDDKTVICGTRYGNVMASRGSVIPLLIQQIRDGKPLTLTDPNMTRFMMTLSDAVDLVLYAFEHGNNGDLFVQKAPAATVEVLAKALTQMLKQPDHPIQVIGTRHGEKLFEALLSREEMACAEDRGDYFRVPPDLRDLNYAKFVEQGEEKISRTEDYNSHNTERLDVEGMKQLLLKLDFMRAIQRGEHATPEE, encoded by the coding sequence ATTTTTAGCGATAAGAAATTGTTGATCACTGGCGGTACCGGTTCGTTTGGCAATGCGGTGCTGAAGCGGTTCCTCGACTCTGACATTGCTGAAATTCGAATCTTTAGTCGCGATGAGAAGAAGCAGGACGACATGCGTAAGCACTACGCGAGTTCGAAGCTGAAATTCTACATCGGCGATGTGCGTGATTATCAAAGCGTCTTGAATGCTACTCGAGGTGTTGACTACATTTTCCATGCGGCGGCGCTCAAGCAGGTTCCTTCCTGCGAGTTTCATCCCATGGAAGCAGTCAAAACCAATGTGATGGGTACCGAAAACCTACTTGAGGCGGCTATTCAGAACGAGGTCAAGCGGGTCGTCTGCCTGAGTACAGATAAAGCGGTTTACCCGATCAACGCCATGGGCATTTCCAAAGCAATGATGGAAAAAGTCATGGTGGCAAAGTCACGCAATGTCGATGATGATAAAACTGTAATCTGCGGAACCCGTTATGGCAATGTGATGGCGTCGCGCGGTTCGGTAATTCCGCTGCTTATCCAGCAGATTCGCGACGGTAAGCCATTGACGCTGACCGATCCGAATATGACCCGATTCATGATGACGCTATCTGATGCGGTCGACCTGGTCCTGTATGCTTTCGAACACGGAAATAATGGTGATCTCTTCGTACAAAAAGCCCCTGCTGCCACGGTTGAGGTGCTAGCCAAGGCTCTGACACAAATGCTCAAACAACCTGATCACCCTATTCAAGTGATCGGCACTCGCCACGGCGAGAAGCTATTTGAGGCACTTCTGAGTCGTGAGGAGATGGCTTGTGCAGAAGATCGCGGTGACTACTTCCGCGTGCCCCCGGACTTGCGCGATTTGAATTACGCGAAATTCGTCGAGCAAGGTGAAGAGAAGATTTCGCGAACTGAAGATTACAATTCGCACAATACAGAACGCCTGGATGTAGAAGGCATGAAGCAGTTGTTGTTGAAACTGGATTTCATGCGGGCCATTCAGCGTGGCGAACATGCAACGCCGGAGGAATGA
- a CDS encoding glycosyltransferase: MRNKVALLGFYVGEQYFERFSKDDPFPQVAAYKLEGRFRDALKIGGADVESVASLAVSTYPRNKKIYFPGSKFVDGVGVRGRVTPLLNLPILKLFTRFVGSLVALNQMRRRGLDKVCVYAAHTPNLLAAFIFKKIFNIPFFVYVPDLPSFMDMGMQRSSLLKFLKKIDGVIINHLISASSGLFVISKYMVEDNPSWHSKPYMVLEGISESSSAVKRADQSDCVESPAKKIIFYGGGLNRAYGIAELVEGFIQSDLDYELWLCGRGDLESFLAETTKRCSAVKYLGNITPSQVSSIQSKSTLLVLTRDPKEVYTRYSFPSKLMEYMVSGVPVLTTRLDGIPDEYFDYFNVIEEFSISGISSALQAIDGLDQHVLLQKAACGKIWASETKSSAAVGRKIVDFMEKYS, translated from the coding sequence ATGCGTAACAAAGTAGCGTTACTGGGGTTTTATGTGGGGGAACAGTACTTTGAGCGGTTCTCAAAGGACGATCCATTTCCACAAGTGGCGGCATATAAGCTGGAAGGTCGGTTTCGGGATGCCTTGAAAATCGGCGGTGCTGACGTCGAGTCGGTAGCAAGTCTTGCTGTTTCAACCTATCCGCGCAATAAAAAAATCTATTTTCCTGGCTCGAAATTTGTTGATGGGGTCGGTGTGAGGGGAAGGGTTACTCCTCTTTTGAATTTACCAATCCTCAAGTTGTTTACTCGGTTTGTGGGGTCGCTTGTTGCACTCAATCAGATGAGGCGCAGAGGTCTAGATAAAGTGTGTGTGTACGCTGCGCATACACCCAATTTATTGGCTGCATTTATTTTTAAAAAAATATTCAATATTCCTTTCTTTGTGTATGTTCCGGATCTTCCTTCTTTCATGGATATGGGGATGCAAAGGTCGTCTCTCTTGAAATTTCTAAAGAAGATTGATGGGGTTATTATCAATCATCTTATAAGCGCGTCATCAGGTCTCTTTGTTATCAGTAAATACATGGTTGAAGATAATCCCTCATGGCATAGCAAACCGTATATGGTTCTTGAGGGGATCTCAGAAAGTTCGTCCGCAGTTAAGCGTGCCGACCAGTCGGATTGTGTTGAGTCTCCGGCAAAAAAAATCATCTTCTATGGCGGCGGCTTGAATAGAGCTTACGGTATTGCAGAGCTCGTTGAAGGTTTTATTCAATCCGATTTGGATTATGAGCTTTGGCTTTGCGGTCGCGGCGACCTTGAGTCGTTTTTGGCGGAAACAACGAAAAGATGTTCAGCTGTTAAATATCTAGGAAACATAACTCCATCGCAAGTCTCATCTATTCAGTCTAAATCGACATTGCTGGTATTGACTCGCGATCCAAAGGAAGTTTATACGCGATATTCTTTCCCCTCCAAACTAATGGAGTATATGGTTAGCGGCGTTCCGGTATTGACAACGCGATTGGATGGCATTCCAGACGAATACTTTGATTATTTCAATGTCATTGAAGAGTTTTCGATTTCCGGAATCAGTTCCGCCCTGCAGGCTATTGATGGCCTGGATCAGCACGTTTTGTTGCAGAAGGCGGCATGTGGTAAAATTTGGGCCTCAGAGACCAAATCTAGCGCCGCCGTCGGTCGAAAAATTGTAGATTTTATGGAGAAATATAGTTGA
- a CDS encoding sugar transporter yields MNNNSFLSKFFLYVPVKLIPAFMGIFFVFFLYKFFPGGQYVSYSVSVTCALIAAQLFAGWVGNSFVYHFSGSDDKTGFFSSSLVVIFFIAPLAGILAASVCAFFVADDFVFVCVWALCVSQVLFFFLSSVCQADFLVWQQLKAALLQAFVQAMLVFILFEQLGVDFRFALVALTAGYASAVAVLLFSVIRKLGFTNPAKYIDKFMSVVKSLYQYGAALSPWIFGMLVMAAADRFSIGYYNIEHGDIYLSLKDLFAGGAGLLSMPLLMVVHPLVIRKFREKRFAANIIESSFGFLIVAFSLLWCALHFVGFDFFERLTGKSIDVSLWVIFFSYVSVFLNSSSVYIQKRLEVHRKMKLLAVLSIVSAIFSVVFSYVGGRYWGIYGVSIGLMLAQGLYFLLVAYSIHKKMSVYRALVVPLFVAVLTVTAGAAYYYALGDLIHIDDWRVKSALWLIGFSVLSLLALWKGVKWGEFTKAII; encoded by the coding sequence ATGAATAATAACTCATTTTTGTCTAAGTTTTTTTTATATGTTCCCGTGAAATTGATCCCGGCTTTTATGGGGATTTTTTTCGTTTTCTTTCTATATAAGTTTTTTCCTGGTGGGCAGTACGTAAGTTATTCTGTCAGTGTAACTTGTGCTTTGATAGCAGCTCAGTTATTTGCGGGTTGGGTGGGGAATTCATTTGTTTATCACTTCTCGGGAAGTGATGATAAGACTGGTTTTTTTTCAAGCTCTTTGGTCGTTATATTTTTTATAGCTCCCTTGGCCGGCATTCTAGCCGCCTCGGTCTGCGCATTTTTTGTTGCAGATGATTTTGTCTTTGTTTGTGTCTGGGCGCTGTGCGTTAGCCAAGTATTATTTTTCTTCCTGTCATCAGTTTGCCAGGCTGATTTTTTAGTCTGGCAACAGTTGAAGGCTGCTTTGCTTCAGGCCTTTGTGCAAGCCATGCTGGTGTTTATACTTTTTGAGCAGCTAGGTGTTGATTTTCGGTTTGCGCTGGTTGCGTTGACGGCAGGGTATGCTTCCGCCGTGGCTGTTCTTTTGTTCAGTGTTATAAGAAAGCTTGGCTTTACAAATCCTGCGAAATACATTGATAAATTCATGTCGGTGGTTAAATCTTTATATCAATATGGTGCGGCCTTGTCGCCGTGGATATTTGGTATGTTGGTGATGGCTGCTGCAGATCGTTTTTCGATTGGTTATTATAATATTGAGCATGGGGATATCTATCTTTCCTTGAAAGATTTATTTGCCGGGGGGGCAGGTTTGCTGAGCATGCCACTGCTCATGGTGGTGCATCCTTTAGTGATTAGAAAGTTTCGGGAAAAGCGCTTTGCCGCTAACATCATCGAAAGTTCTTTCGGTTTTCTTATAGTTGCTTTCTCGTTGTTGTGGTGTGCGTTACATTTTGTTGGGTTTGATTTCTTTGAGCGGCTTACTGGTAAATCTATTGATGTATCCTTGTGGGTGATTTTTTTCTCATATGTAAGTGTGTTTCTAAACTCTTCGTCGGTGTACATACAGAAGAGGTTGGAGGTGCATCGTAAGATGAAGTTGTTGGCGGTTTTATCTATTGTTTCCGCAATCTTTTCCGTAGTTTTTTCTTACGTAGGAGGGAGGTATTGGGGGATATATGGAGTGTCGATCGGGCTCATGCTGGCTCAAGGGCTTTATTTTCTACTGGTGGCCTACAGTATTCATAAAAAAATGAGTGTTTATCGCGCGTTAGTGGTGCCTTTGTTCGTGGCTGTTCTGACCGTGACAGCGGGGGCTGCTTATTATTACGCCTTAGGGGATTTGATACATATAGATGACTGGCGGGTAAAGTCAGCTTTATGGTTGATAGGTTTTTCTGTTCTTAGCCTCCTGGCGCTCTGGAAGGGAGTAAAGTGGGGTGAGTTTACAAAGGCTATCATTTAG
- a CDS encoding lipopolysaccharide assembly protein LapA domain-containing protein, which produces MRNLKRALLTVFILMLSLAILAFVLENQQPVSLLFFGWVGPALPMSVIAVVALLAGMLIGPCIGWVLRRFAGARQKRLV; this is translated from the coding sequence ATGCGTAACCTGAAACGCGCTCTGCTCACTGTGTTCATCCTGATGCTGAGTTTGGCAATTTTGGCGTTCGTTCTTGAGAACCAGCAACCCGTTTCCTTGTTGTTTTTTGGTTGGGTCGGGCCGGCGCTACCGATGTCGGTGATCGCGGTGGTTGCTTTGTTGGCAGGCATGTTGATTGGGCCCTGCATTGGATGGGTGCTCCGTCGGTTTGCTGGGGCTCGTCAAAAACGTTTGGTCTGA
- the ihfB gene encoding integration host factor subunit beta, which produces MTKSELIERIVTHQGLLSSKDVELAIKTMLEQMSQCLATGDRIEIRGFGSFSLHYRAPRVGRNPKTGQSVSLDGKFVPHFKPGKELRDRVNEDEEEDV; this is translated from the coding sequence ATGACGAAGTCGGAGTTGATCGAACGAATTGTCACCCATCAAGGGCTGCTCTCATCCAAGGATGTGGAGCTGGCCATCAAGACCATGCTCGAGCAAATGTCCCAATGCCTCGCCACCGGTGATCGCATCGAGATCCGTGGATTTGGCAGCTTCTCATTGCATTACCGAGCGCCGCGGGTAGGGCGTAACCCGAAGACCGGGCAATCGGTGAGCCTGGATGGCAAGTTTGTTCCGCATTTCAAGCCGGGGAAGGAGCTTAGGGATCGGGTGAATGAGGATGAGGAGGAAGATGTTTGA
- the rpsA gene encoding 30S ribosomal protein S1, translating to MSESFAELFEESLKTLNLQAGSIITGVIVDIDYQARWVTVHAGLKSEALIPLEQFYNDAGELTINVGDEVHVALDSVEDGFGETKLSREKAKRAECWIVLEAAFAAEEVVKGVINGKVKGGFTVDVNGIRAFLPGSLVDVRPVRDTTHLEGKELEFKVIKLDQKRNNVVVSRRSVLEAENSAEREALLESLQEGQQVKGIVKNLTDYGAFVDLGGVDGLLHITDMAWKRIKHPSEIVNVGDEIDVKVLKYDRERNRVSLGLKQLGEDPWVAIKARYPESTRVTARVTNLTDYGCFAELEEGVEGLVHVSEMDWTNKNIHPSKVVQVGDEVEVMVLDIDEERRRISLGIKQCKSNPWEDFSGQFNKGDKISGTIKSITDFGIFIGLDGGIDGLVHLSDISWNEVGEEAVRRFKKGDELDTVILSVDPERERISLGIKQLESDPFSEYVQENDKGAIVKGIVKEVDAKGAIITLADDIEATLKASEISRDRVEDARNVLKEGQEVEAKIISVDRKSRVIQLSIKSKDDAEEKEAIQSLKDKPSDSIAAGPTTLGDLLRAQMEKQN from the coding sequence ATGAGCGAAAGCTTTGCGGAACTCTTTGAAGAAAGCCTAAAAACCCTGAACCTTCAGGCAGGCTCCATCATCACCGGTGTTATCGTTGATATCGATTACCAGGCTCGCTGGGTAACCGTTCACGCTGGCCTGAAGTCTGAAGCACTCATCCCGCTTGAGCAGTTCTACAACGATGCTGGCGAACTGACTATCAACGTCGGTGACGAAGTTCACGTTGCGCTGGACTCGGTTGAAGACGGCTTTGGTGAAACCAAGCTGTCCCGTGAAAAAGCCAAGCGCGCTGAATGCTGGATTGTTCTGGAAGCAGCCTTCGCAGCCGAAGAAGTGGTCAAGGGCGTTATCAACGGTAAGGTTAAAGGCGGCTTCACAGTCGACGTTAACGGCATCCGTGCGTTCCTGCCAGGTTCTCTGGTTGACGTCCGTCCTGTGCGCGATACTACGCACCTGGAAGGCAAAGAGCTGGAATTCAAGGTCATCAAACTCGACCAGAAACGCAACAACGTTGTCGTTTCCCGTCGCAGCGTCCTCGAAGCCGAGAACTCCGCCGAGCGTGAAGCTCTGCTGGAATCCCTGCAGGAAGGCCAACAAGTCAAAGGTATCGTCAAGAACCTCACCGATTACGGCGCATTCGTCGATCTGGGTGGCGTCGATGGCCTGCTGCACATTACCGACATGGCTTGGAAGCGTATCAAGCATCCTTCCGAAATCGTCAACGTTGGCGACGAGATCGATGTCAAGGTTCTGAAGTACGATCGCGAACGCAATCGTGTTTCCCTGGGCCTGAAGCAACTGGGCGAAGATCCATGGGTTGCTATCAAAGCCCGTTACCCAGAAAGCACTCGCGTTACCGCGCGTGTAACCAACCTGACCGACTACGGCTGCTTCGCTGAGCTGGAAGAAGGCGTTGAAGGCCTGGTACACGTTTCCGAAATGGACTGGACCAACAAGAACATCCACCCTTCGAAAGTCGTACAAGTCGGCGACGAAGTGGAAGTCATGGTTCTGGACATCGACGAAGAGCGTCGTCGTATCTCCCTCGGCATCAAGCAGTGCAAATCTAACCCATGGGAAGATTTCTCTGGCCAGTTCAACAAGGGCGATAAAATCTCCGGCACCATCAAGTCGATCACCGATTTCGGTATCTTCATTGGTCTGGACGGCGGCATCGACGGCCTGGTTCACCTGTCCGACATCTCCTGGAACGAAGTGGGCGAAGAAGCCGTTCGCCGCTTCAAGAAAGGCGACGAGCTGGACACCGTTATCCTGTCGGTTGACCCAGAGCGCGAGCGCATCTCCCTGGGCATCAAGCAACTGGAAAGCGATCCGTTCTCCGAGTACGTTCAAGAGAACGACAAAGGCGCAATCGTTAAAGGCATCGTGAAAGAAGTTGACGCCAAAGGCGCCATCATCACTCTGGCCGACGATATCGAAGCGACTCTGAAAGCCTCCGAAATCAGCCGTGACCGCGTTGAAGACGCGCGCAACGTTCTGAAAGAAGGCCAGGAAGTAGAAGCCAAGATCATCAGCGTTGACCGCAAGAGCCGTGTAATCCAGCTCTCCATCAAGTCGAAAGACGATGCTGAAGAGAAAGAAGCAATCCAAAGCTTGAAAGACAAGCCTTCGGATAGCATCGCTGCTGGTCCTACCACTCTGGGCGATCTGTTGCGTGCACAAATGGAAAAACAGAACTAA
- the cmk gene encoding (d)CMP kinase translates to MKISAPVITIDGPSGSGKGTVAGILAKRLGWNLLDSGALYRLLAFAAYNHGVDLTNEELLKKLAAHLDVQFIAATHGQLQRIILEGDEVSDVIRTESVGSGASQVAALPAVREALLQRQRAFQEAPGLVADGRDMGTVVFPDAPLKIFLTASAEERARRRYLQLKDKVDGVSLSSLLDEIRARDERDTQRAVAPLKPAADAIQLDSTELSIEQVLERIMSEIAIRDIAG, encoded by the coding sequence GTGAAAATCAGCGCACCGGTCATCACCATTGATGGGCCAAGCGGCTCTGGCAAGGGCACGGTCGCCGGGATCCTGGCCAAGCGACTGGGCTGGAATCTGCTGGACTCCGGTGCGTTGTATCGACTGCTGGCGTTCGCCGCGTATAACCACGGCGTCGACCTGACCAATGAAGAGCTGCTGAAAAAACTCGCCGCTCATCTGGACGTGCAGTTCATCGCGGCGACCCACGGGCAACTGCAGCGCATCATCCTGGAAGGTGACGAAGTCAGCGATGTCATCCGCACCGAAAGTGTCGGTTCGGGTGCCTCCCAGGTCGCGGCGCTGCCCGCCGTGCGCGAGGCGCTGCTGCAGCGCCAGCGTGCGTTCCAGGAAGCGCCGGGCCTGGTGGCCGACGGTCGCGACATGGGCACGGTGGTGTTTCCGGACGCTCCGCTGAAGATATTCCTCACTGCCAGTGCCGAGGAGCGTGCGCGCCGTCGATACTTGCAGTTGAAGGACAAAGTCGATGGTGTTAGTCTGTCGAGTCTGCTAGATGAGATCCGTGCACGCGATGAGCGTGACACCCAGCGCGCAGTGGCCCCGCTCAAGCCGGCGGCCGACGCGATACAGCTGGATTCCACGGAGTTGTCCATCGAACAGGTGCTTGAACGCATCATGAGCGAGATCGCAATCCGCGATATCGCCGGGTGA
- a CDS encoding bifunctional prephenate dehydrogenase/3-phosphoshikimate 1-carboxyvinyltransferase: MIGRLVVVGLGLIGGSFAKGLRESGLCREVVGVDLDPQSRKLAVELGVVDRCEEDLATACQGADVIQLAVPILAMEKMLGRLAGMNLGQAILTDVGSAKGNVVRAATAAFGGMPARFVPGHPIAGSEQSGVEASNADLFRRHKVILTPLDQTDPAALAVVDRLWRELGADVEHMQVERHDEVLAATSHLPHLLAFGLVDSLAKRNENLEIFRYAAGGFRDFTRIAGSDPVMWHDIFLANREAVLRTLDTFRSDLDALRDAVDAGDGHQLLGVFTRARVAREHFSKILARRAYVDAMNSNDLIFLAQPGGRLTGRIRVPGDKSISHRSIMLGSLAEGVTEVEGFLEGEDALATLQAFRDMGVVIEGPHHGRVTIHGVGLHGLKPAPGPIYLGNSGTSMRLLSGLLAAQDFDSTLTGDASLSKRPMNRVANPLREMGAVIETAAEGRPPMTIRGGSKLKGLTYTMPMASAQVKSCLLLAGLYAEGKTTVTEPAPTRDHTERMLRGFGYPVSVDGATASVESGHTLTATHIEVPGDISSSAFFLVAASIAEGSELVLEHVGINPTRTGVIDILRLMGADITLENQREVGGEPVADLRVRAAKLKGIEIPEALVPLAIDEFPVLFVAAACAEGRTVLRGAEELRVKESDRIQVMADGLLALGVKCEPTPDGIIIDGGQIGGGEVHGHGDHRIAMAFSVASLRASAPIRIHDCANVATSFPNFLALCAQVGIRVAQEAQS; encoded by the coding sequence GTGATCGGGCGCCTGGTGGTGGTCGGCCTGGGGTTGATCGGCGGTTCGTTTGCCAAGGGGTTGCGTGAAAGCGGCCTGTGTCGCGAAGTGGTCGGGGTCGATCTCGACCCGCAGTCGCGCAAGCTGGCGGTCGAGTTGGGCGTGGTGGATCGCTGCGAGGAAGACCTGGCCACCGCTTGCCAGGGCGCCGACGTGATTCAACTGGCCGTGCCGATCCTCGCCATGGAAAAAATGCTCGGCCGCCTGGCCGGCATGAACCTGGGGCAAGCGATTCTGACCGACGTCGGCAGCGCCAAGGGCAACGTCGTGCGTGCGGCAACCGCAGCGTTCGGCGGCATGCCTGCGCGTTTTGTGCCGGGGCATCCGATTGCCGGTTCCGAGCAGAGCGGGGTGGAAGCCTCCAATGCCGACCTGTTCCGCCGTCATAAAGTGATACTGACGCCGCTGGATCAAACCGATCCGGCGGCCTTGGCCGTGGTCGACCGCCTGTGGCGCGAACTGGGTGCCGATGTCGAGCACATGCAGGTCGAGCGTCACGACGAAGTGTTGGCGGCGACCAGCCATTTGCCGCACTTGTTGGCGTTCGGCCTGGTCGATTCATTGGCCAAGCGCAATGAAAACCTTGAGATCTTCCGTTACGCTGCCGGCGGTTTCCGCGATTTCACAAGAATCGCGGGGAGCGACCCGGTCATGTGGCACGACATCTTCCTCGCCAACCGCGAAGCTGTCCTGCGCACACTCGATACATTTCGCAGCGACCTCGACGCCTTGCGCGACGCGGTCGATGCAGGGGATGGGCACCAATTATTGGGCGTGTTCACGCGCGCCCGGGTTGCCCGCGAACATTTCAGTAAAATCCTGGCCCGCCGGGCTTATGTGGACGCTATGAATTCCAACGACCTGATTTTCCTGGCACAACCTGGTGGCCGCCTGACTGGGCGGATTCGTGTACCGGGCGATAAATCGATTTCCCACCGCTCGATCATGCTCGGCTCGCTGGCTGAAGGCGTCACCGAAGTCGAAGGCTTCCTCGAGGGCGAAGACGCCCTGGCGACCTTGCAGGCCTTCCGCGACATGGGGGTGGTGATCGAAGGTCCGCACCACGGTCGCGTGACCATTCACGGCGTCGGCCTGCATGGCCTGAAGCCGGCGCCGGGCCCGATCTACCTGGGCAACTCCGGCACCTCGATGCGCCTGCTGTCTGGCCTGTTGGCTGCGCAGGACTTCGACAGCACCCTGACCGGTGACGCCTCGCTGTCCAAGCGTCCGATGAATCGCGTGGCCAATCCGCTGCGTGAAATGGGCGCCGTGATCGAAACCGCCGCCGAAGGTCGTCCGCCGATGACCATTCGTGGCGGCAGCAAGCTCAAGGGCCTGACCTACACCATGCCGATGGCCAGCGCCCAGGTGAAATCCTGCCTGTTGCTGGCGGGTCTGTATGCCGAAGGCAAGACCACCGTCACCGAGCCTGCACCGACCCGCGACCACACCGAGCGCATGCTGCGTGGCTTCGGCTACCCGGTCAGCGTCGACGGCGCTACCGCGTCGGTCGAGTCCGGCCACACGCTGACCGCCACCCACATTGAAGTCCCGGGCGATATCTCCTCTTCCGCGTTCTTCCTGGTCGCCGCGTCGATCGCCGAAGGTTCGGAGCTGGTGCTCGAGCACGTCGGCATCAACCCGACCCGTACCGGCGTAATCGATATCCTGCGGCTGATGGGCGCTGACATCACCCTGGAAAACCAGCGTGAAGTCGGCGGCGAGCCGGTAGCGGACCTGCGCGTGCGTGCAGCTAAACTCAAAGGTATCGAGATTCCCGAAGCGCTGGTTCCGCTGGCCATCGATGAATTCCCGGTGCTGTTCGTGGCCGCGGCCTGTGCCGAAGGGCGCACCGTCCTGCGCGGCGCTGAAGAGCTGCGAGTCAAGGAGTCGGACCGGATCCAGGTCATGGCCGATGGCCTGCTGGCGCTGGGCGTCAAATGCGAACCGACCCCGGACGGCATCATCATCGACGGCGGCCAGATCGGCGGCGGCGAAGTGCACGGTCACGGCGATCACCGGATTGCCATGGCCTTCAGCGTGGCCTCGCTGCGCGCCAGCGCACCGATCCGCATCCATGATTGCGCCAACGTCGCGACGTCGTTCCCGAACTTCCTCGCGTTGTGCGCGCAGGTCGGTATCCGTGTAGCACAAGAGGCTCAATCGTGA
- the hisC gene encoding histidinol-phosphate transaminase translates to MSGDFLALAQPGVQQLSPYVPGKPVDELARELDIDPASIVKLASNENPLGASPKALAAIREALAELTRYPDGNGFALKTLLAEQCRVELNQVTLGNGSNDILELVARAYLAPGLNAVFSEHAFAVYPIVTQAVGADARVIPAKDWGHDLSAMLAAIDADTRVVFIANPNNPTGTWFDAEALDEFLQDVPEHVLVVLDEAYIEYAEGGDLPDGLDYLAAYPNLLVSRTFSKAYGLAALRVGYGLSTAVVADVLNRVRQPFNVNSLALAAACAALQDTEYLAESRRLNESGMQQLEAGLRELGLGWIPSKGNFICVDLGQVAAPVFQGLLREGVIVRPVANYGLPNHLRVTIGLPAENSRFLEALTKVLARG, encoded by the coding sequence ATGAGTGGCGACTTCCTCGCTCTGGCACAGCCGGGCGTGCAACAACTTTCGCCTTACGTTCCGGGTAAGCCCGTGGACGAACTGGCGCGCGAGCTGGACATCGATCCGGCCAGCATCGTCAAGCTGGCGAGCAACGAAAACCCGTTGGGCGCCAGTCCCAAGGCTTTGGCGGCCATTCGCGAAGCATTGGCCGAACTGACCCGTTATCCGGACGGCAACGGTTTTGCGCTCAAGACCCTGCTGGCCGAGCAGTGTCGCGTCGAGCTGAACCAGGTGACCCTGGGCAACGGTTCCAATGACATTCTCGAGCTGGTCGCGCGTGCCTATCTGGCGCCGGGCCTGAACGCGGTGTTCAGCGAGCATGCGTTCGCGGTCTATCCGATCGTGACCCAGGCCGTGGGTGCCGACGCGCGGGTTATCCCGGCGAAAGACTGGGGGCATGACCTGTCGGCCATGCTGGCCGCGATCGATGCCGATACCCGCGTGGTGTTCATCGCCAATCCGAACAACCCGACCGGGACCTGGTTCGATGCCGAGGCGCTGGACGAGTTCCTGCAGGATGTGCCGGAACACGTGCTGGTGGTGCTGGACGAGGCCTACATCGAATACGCCGAGGGCGGCGACTTGCCGGATGGCCTCGATTACCTGGCGGCATACCCGAACCTGCTGGTCTCGCGCACCTTCTCCAAGGCCTATGGCCTGGCGGCACTGCGGGTCGGTTATGGCTTGTCTACCGCGGTCGTGGCGGACGTGCTGAACCGCGTGCGGCAGCCGTTCAACGTCAACAGCCTGGCTCTGGCTGCGGCCTGCGCTGCGCTGCAAGACACCGAGTACCTGGCTGAAAGCCGTCGCCTGAACGAATCCGGCATGCAGCAACTGGAAGCGGGTTTGCGCGAACTGGGGCTCGGCTGGATTCCATCCAAGGGCAACTTCATCTGCGTCGATCTGGGCCAAGTGGCGGCTCCGGTGTTCCAGGGCCTGCTGCGCGAAGGCGTGATCGTGCGTCCGGTGGCCAACTACGGCCTGCCGAACCACCTGCGCGTCACCATCGGCCTGCCGGCGGAAAACAGCCGCTTCCTCGAGGCGCTGACCAAGGTCCTGGCCCGTGGTTGA